The following coding sequences lie in one Moritella viscosa genomic window:
- a CDS encoding putative uncharacterized phage protein (No significant database matches) yields the protein MGSSKKPKDSNYMNMESLRNQLWVRSAYETATNSALGSDVELTQKQALEVCGQPVVMVEMYFTNHPVLCLTGYALDLRVDSRTYKAEADLEKVSSIRSSVEINKDGMSLQLSATRDEIVSILEKKEALNAKVVVYSAILDPDDNVAAMFSIHKGRIKTSKLKDDPIKGTASITIKTISVWADLDKVPGTRSAPAIHKARHPNDTFWDQVNVEETEEWKHSQG from the coding sequence ATGGGTAGCTCAAAGAAGCCAAAAGACAGTAATTACATGAACATGGAATCATTACGTAACCAACTATGGGTTCGTAGTGCATATGAAACAGCGACAAACTCAGCACTAGGCTCTGATGTTGAACTAACACAAAAACAAGCATTAGAGGTATGCGGTCAACCTGTTGTTATGGTTGAGATGTATTTCACTAATCATCCAGTTCTTTGCTTAACAGGTTACGCATTAGACTTACGTGTTGATAGCCGAACATATAAAGCAGAAGCTGACTTAGAAAAAGTATCAAGTATTAGAAGCTCTGTTGAAATCAATAAAGACGGAATGTCTCTTCAACTATCAGCAACTCGTGATGAGATTGTTTCTATTCTAGAAAAGAAAGAAGCACTTAACGCTAAGGTTGTTGTTTACTCAGCTATTTTAGATCCAGATGATAACGTTGCTGCGATGTTTAGTATTCACAAAGGTCGTATTAAAACATCAAAACTAAAAGATGACCCAATCAAAGGAACAGCTTCTATTACAATCAAAACCATCTCTGTATGGGCTGATTTAGATAAAGTTCCCGGCACTAGATCTGCACCAGCTATTCACAAAGCAAGACATCCAAATGATACTTTCTGGGATCAAGTTAACGTTGAAGAGACTGAGGAATGGAAACACTCACAAGGCTAA
- a CDS encoding putative uncharacterized phage protein (No significant database matches), with protein MTRIEKEIKLVKLTNELLGKPFQKGLTDCNIIGVSVIDLFLGTDYLSVIKGKYTTYKAGGALGQEQVGYSRISELLDDVAAEITIEQMTVGDLMIEKHRTYDSVVVCLGLQFLTSDITEKRVKLVAYDYQDLDDVIVYRL; from the coding sequence ATGACAAGGATTGAAAAAGAAATAAAACTAGTAAAACTCACTAATGAGCTATTAGGTAAGCCATTCCAAAAAGGACTCACTGACTGCAATATCATAGGTGTATCTGTTATTGATTTGTTCTTAGGCACTGACTACTTGAGTGTTATTAAAGGCAAATATACCACTTATAAAGCTGGTGGGGCATTAGGCCAAGAGCAAGTTGGTTACAGTCGTATTAGTGAACTGTTAGATGATGTTGCAGCTGAAATCACAATAGAACAAATGACCGTAGGTGACTTAATGATAGAAAAGCACCGAACTTATGACTCTGTTGTTGTTTGTTTAGGTTTGCAGTTTCTTACTTCTGACATCACAGAGAAACGAGTGAAACTAGTAGCATATGACTATCAAGACTTAGATGACGTGATAGTTTACAGACTTTAA
- a CDS encoding putative uncharacterized phage protein (No significant database matches), giving the protein MKTLPLSADLFITEYKLKSEQPAYGTNVKTNNGKRNPRSQNYQFYTGDVTLIASSKRAVRELAAFLDSLQGSVTPFMLQLPGQETLNAITGTPALLANYTSKTKDVVIAGFSGELVVGDKFTLLNDEKIYTLLNSGTAGDSFSISPSLRKQHNMSRLAFNPPFTVRLKDNKYTLDVENIGYLKIKLQFEEKL; this is encoded by the coding sequence ATGAAAACACTCCCACTATCAGCTGATTTGTTTATTACAGAATATAAGCTTAAATCAGAGCAGCCAGCGTATGGCACAAACGTTAAAACCAACAATGGCAAGCGTAACCCAAGGAGTCAAAACTACCAATTTTATACTGGTGACGTAACACTAATCGCATCTAGTAAACGTGCAGTAAGAGAACTAGCTGCATTCTTAGATAGCCTACAAGGCTCAGTTACTCCATTTATGTTGCAACTCCCAGGTCAAGAAACACTTAATGCAATTACTGGCACACCTGCACTTTTAGCTAATTACACATCAAAGACTAAAGACGTTGTTATTGCTGGCTTTAGTGGTGAACTGGTTGTTGGTGATAAGTTCACTCTACTTAATGATGAGAAAATATATACGTTACTTAACTCAGGCACTGCTGGTGATTCATTTAGCATCAGTCCAAGTCTACGCAAGCAACACAACATGAGCCGACTCGCTTTTAACCCACCATTTACTGTTCGTTTAAAAGACAACAAGTATACCTTAGATGTTGAAAACATTGGTTACTTGAAGATTAAATTACAATTCGAGGAGAAACTATAA
- a CDS encoding putative phage tail tape measure protein, whose amino-acid sequence MAIKAASVKVDLEANSSKFTEALDRVQRKAQTSSNGIIRSLGNMEAKSKQFSDKMAKTLNAPFKAFKKQMAPFIIAARQIKNTLKNLMKPFTDLAKKIAGPFVKAFKKAASAMRSFSGILRKIGGGVTAITAIFTAITIASSKASLEINAWAETLGVAYKEMNELTYAAQVNGISIDQLGDSMKDLNAKITDTAKTGMGSLADFFTEINQKASDWNKLSPADQLVEFSEQLSKMDAGSRLFWADEINGAMAEMVPLLSKGKQYFIDMRQESEMFGSSVGGVEQLKEINGVLARIKYGLRNFFTGVGANVAPAILEAFDSAMVNFKTKLEAMGSGDAGLGFEKWVNDFSISAIDGMISMIQNVDVVITSIKTAFDSVTNVLNNIKDLPFMNGKKSLTASAQFDGNTGDITKADNSYKLVKAFERRRDEEQVILDGMKSGWSASVSEQRAYDAQQAKVKGQTYNIRREAANSGISARNVDGDTISVKLLEKLNDKIDRANRIAAEKTTSTEPNSFVTALENTKTSIKTKAASPDGQDGDHAVQLFKQSQVDAAADATQKIHDTFNNVVAGKFKGSVIALDELNSAQAKYKAKALEDSDEIVEIAKWEQEQIELINAFSNRNIALERSQTKKTALETDRLLALEGIKLEAADKRKVVKDKESKDREDARTKAQERLKLITDSSKAIRDMKVKFGLVEEQDRATIHSNEMNDLTEAYDNKIALLMSAHVVELDLVNELKDVKMQAMDDLRAKQEEQNELDTYSNQGTIESFLALTSEKESILGQHASVVSGYSNKDLSTAMKTEDGKLKLAMAGGSQLLAEAAKTNKKAFQLQKAMNIANAVMNTAQGATRALAEGGPYMGPALAAMTVALGAIQISTISQQQWSGQAHDGIDNIPNTGTWNLEKGERVTDKRTNADLKQYLAENNGKGSNGDISVQAPITIHSAQMSNSELIDVLREQPNEMRKLFRDVM is encoded by the coding sequence ATGGCGATTAAAGCAGCAAGCGTTAAGGTTGATCTAGAAGCGAACTCAAGTAAATTTACTGAAGCATTAGATCGAGTTCAACGCAAAGCGCAAACGTCTAGTAATGGGATAATTCGAAGTCTAGGTAACATGGAAGCTAAATCAAAACAGTTTAGTGACAAGATGGCCAAGACTTTAAATGCACCATTCAAAGCGTTTAAGAAACAAATGGCTCCATTTATTATCGCAGCAAGACAAATCAAGAACACACTAAAGAACTTAATGAAACCATTTACTGATTTAGCTAAGAAAATAGCTGGTCCATTTGTAAAAGCTTTTAAAAAGGCAGCAAGTGCAATGCGTTCTTTTAGTGGAATTCTGCGAAAAATAGGTGGGGGTGTAACAGCAATAACAGCAATATTCACAGCTATAACAATAGCATCAAGTAAAGCATCATTAGAAATTAACGCATGGGCTGAAACGCTTGGTGTTGCTTACAAAGAAATGAATGAACTTACATACGCAGCTCAAGTAAATGGTATTTCAATAGATCAACTTGGTGATTCAATGAAAGATTTGAATGCTAAGATCACTGACACTGCTAAAACAGGTATGGGCTCGCTAGCCGACTTCTTCACTGAAATCAATCAAAAAGCATCTGATTGGAATAAACTATCACCAGCAGATCAACTAGTAGAATTTAGTGAACAGTTATCTAAAATGGATGCTGGTTCACGACTATTCTGGGCAGACGAAATTAATGGTGCAATGGCTGAAATGGTTCCATTGTTATCTAAAGGCAAACAATACTTTATTGACATGAGACAAGAATCAGAAATGTTTGGTTCAAGTGTTGGTGGTGTTGAACAACTAAAAGAAATCAATGGCGTATTAGCTCGTATTAAGTATGGCCTACGTAACTTCTTTACTGGTGTAGGTGCAAATGTTGCTCCAGCTATCCTAGAAGCATTTGACTCAGCTATGGTTAATTTCAAAACAAAACTTGAAGCAATGGGTAGTGGTGATGCAGGACTTGGTTTTGAGAAATGGGTAAATGACTTCTCAATAAGTGCTATTGACGGAATGATATCAATGATACAAAACGTAGATGTTGTTATCACTAGTATCAAGACAGCCTTTGATTCAGTTACTAATGTTTTAAATAACATCAAAGATTTACCATTTATGAATGGCAAAAAATCATTAACTGCTTCTGCCCAGTTTGATGGTAATACAGGTGATATTACAAAGGCTGATAATTCTTATAAACTAGTTAAAGCATTCGAACGTAGACGTGATGAAGAGCAAGTAATCTTAGATGGAATGAAATCAGGTTGGAGTGCGTCTGTTAGTGAACAACGTGCATATGATGCACAACAGGCAAAAGTTAAAGGACAAACATATAACATCAGGCGTGAAGCTGCCAACAGTGGCATATCAGCTCGTAATGTTGATGGTGACACTATTAGTGTGAAGTTGCTTGAAAAGTTAAATGACAAGATTGATAGGGCTAATAGAATAGCAGCTGAAAAAACAACATCTACTGAACCCAATAGTTTCGTAACTGCACTAGAAAATACTAAAACTTCTATAAAAACTAAAGCAGCTAGTCCTGATGGGCAAGACGGTGATCATGCAGTTCAACTGTTTAAGCAATCACAAGTTGACGCAGCAGCTGATGCAACTCAAAAAATACATGACACTTTTAACAACGTAGTCGCTGGCAAATTCAAAGGCTCAGTAATCGCACTTGATGAACTTAATTCTGCTCAAGCCAAGTATAAAGCTAAAGCACTTGAAGACTCAGATGAAATAGTTGAAATTGCTAAATGGGAACAGGAACAAATAGAACTCATCAATGCATTCAGTAATCGAAATATTGCTCTTGAACGTAGTCAAACTAAAAAAACTGCATTAGAAACAGACCGTTTATTAGCACTTGAAGGTATTAAACTTGAAGCAGCTGACAAACGCAAAGTTGTTAAAGACAAAGAATCTAAAGATCGTGAAGATGCTAGAACAAAAGCTCAAGAACGCTTAAAGCTTATTACCGATTCAAGTAAAGCAATACGTGATATGAAAGTTAAGTTTGGTCTAGTTGAAGAACAAGATCGAGCAACTATACATAGCAATGAAATGAATGATTTAACTGAAGCATATGACAACAAAATAGCATTGTTGATGTCTGCTCACGTAGTTGAACTTGATTTAGTTAATGAACTCAAAGACGTTAAAATGCAAGCAATGGATGATCTTCGTGCTAAACAAGAAGAACAGAATGAGCTTGATACGTATAGTAATCAAGGCACAATTGAGTCATTCCTTGCGTTAACTAGCGAAAAAGAGAGCATTCTAGGACAACATGCATCTGTTGTTAGTGGTTATAGTAATAAAGATCTGTCTACTGCTATGAAAACAGAAGATGGAAAACTTAAACTTGCTATGGCTGGTGGTTCTCAATTACTTGCAGAAGCAGCCAAAACAAATAAGAAAGCTTTCCAACTTCAAAAAGCAATGAATATTGCTAATGCTGTGATGAATACAGCTCAAGGAGCTACCCGCGCTCTAGCGGAGGGTGGTCCATATATGGGGCCAGCATTAGCTGCAATGACTGTTGCTTTAGGCGCTATTCAGATATCTACAATTTCACAACAGCAATGGTCAGGTCAAGCACATGACGGTATTGATAATATTCCTAATACTGGCACATGGAACCTAGAGAAAGGTGAACGTGTCACTGATAAAAGAACCAATGCTGACTTGAAACAATACTTAGCGGAGAACAATGGTAAAGGATCTAATGGCGACATTAGTGTTCAAGCACCTATCACTATTCATAGTGCTCAGATGAGCAATTCAGAACTAATTGATGTTTTACGCGAACAACCAAACGAAATGCGTAAATTATTTCGTGATGTAATGTAA